The following are encoded in a window of Pseudochaenichthys georgianus unplaced genomic scaffold, fPseGeo1.2 scaffold_1541_arrow_ctg1, whole genome shotgun sequence genomic DNA:
- the LOC139433250 gene encoding protein SCAR-like — protein MLKAMARRSSRLVSGGYYNSDEESDSSSVTNISYRETPVKVFKKKAGTRKPVSRTPSRANSNASSVGTETPITAGQYEAPPPSPLIRESAPPMRTVPFLPSSIVTTRPPPHSLPLHDPPSLPLPSPREEPLLWAGLLHQAGVHIRSGAEREDSKRGGELRVLVLRGAAPLEDPQ, from the exons CGATGGCTCGTAGGAGTTCCCGCCTGGTTTCCGGTGGTTACTACAACTCGGACGAAGAGTCTGATTCCAGCAGCGTTACGAACATTTCCTACCGAGAAACCCCCGTCAA GGTTTTTAAGAAGAAGGCGGGGACCCGTAAGCCCGTCTCTCGGACGCCGAGCCGAGCCAATAGCAATGCCAGTTCTGTCGGCACGGAAACGCCCATCACTGCTGGCCAGTACGAAG cccctcccccctcccccctgatCAGAGAATCTGCCCCCCCAATGAGGACGGTACCATTCCTCCCCTCCTCCATAGTGACCACCCgccccccccctcactccctCCCCCTCCACGACCCCCCCTCGCTACCCCTCCCTTCCCCCAGAGAGGAGCCTCTACTCTGGGCTGGGCTGCTCCATCAGGCCGGGGTTCACATCCGGAGCGGAGCTGAAAGAGAGGACTCAAAGCGGGGTGGAGAGCTCCGGGTACTCGTCCTGCGAGGGGCCGCTCCTCTGGAAGACCCCCAGTAA